Proteins co-encoded in one Puntigrus tetrazona isolate hp1 chromosome 20, ASM1883169v1, whole genome shotgun sequence genomic window:
- the nup43 gene encoding nucleoporin Nup43, which yields MDPIAKYISQKISKTRWRPISPALLQQPEVFAAGSWDNESNRVSVWSVGDHGVSSIDGEFEEEPQLLCDCQHGGDVMDLQFLDQDRLVSASSSGAVTIFKLRSDCQTLSVAHVWERAHRYPCDDAPCTAVVCRSPELVSVGEDGRVVLYKADQAEVVRVIENADSSTIHAVTFLRTTEVLTVNSIGQLKMWDFRQQRDSPAQILSLTGDRVPLHCVDKHPNQQHIVATGGQDGMLCIWDVRQGNTPFSLIEAHSGEMWEVHFHPSNPNHLFTCSEDGSLLHWETTSASDMSTLLKRGWNSRVVSHSGAPLAGENDSAVSAWLAGDSSKNRLEATHMLPSQTLSVNSLDVLEQCLVCGTDGEAVYVHRQVPV from the exons ATGGACCCGATAGCCAAATACATCTCGCAGAAAATCAGCAAGACGCGATGGCGCCCGATTTCCCCGGCTTTATTACAGCAGCCTGAAGTGTTCGCCGCGGGATCCTGGGACAACGAG AGTAACAGAGTGTCGGTCTGGTCGGTGGGAGACCACGGAGTCTCTAGCATTGACGGAGAGTTTGAAGAAGAGCCGCAGCTGCTGTGTGACTGTCAGCATGGCGGGGATGTGATGGACCTGCAG TTTCTGGATCAAGACCGGCTTGTTTCTGCATCTTCAAGCGGGGCTGTGACTATTTTTAAGCTTCGGTCTGACTGTCAG ACGCTGTCCGTGGCTCACGTGTGGGAGAGGGCTCATCGATATCCCTGCGATGACGCACCCTGCACTGCAGTCGTGTGCCGAAGCCCTGAACTCGTGTCAGTGGGTGAAGACGGCAGAGTCGTTCTCTACAAGGCAGATCAGGCGGAAGTCGTCCGTGTCATTG AAAACGCAGACAGCAGTACGATTCACGCGGTGACGTTTCTGAGGACGACCGAGGTGCTCACCGTGAACTCCATCGGTCAGCTGAAGATGTGGGACTTCAGGCAGCAGAGAGACAGTCCTGCACAGATCCTCTCGCT AACTGGGGACAGAGTGCCTTTGCACTGTGTGGATAAACACCCGAACCAGCAGCACATAGTGGCCACCGGAGGACAGGACGGGATGCTGTGTATCTGGGACGTGAGACAGGGCAATACACCCTTCTCTCTCATAGAGGCCCATTCAGGGGAAA TGTGGGAAGTACATTTTCATCCGTCAAATCCCAATCACTTATTTACATGCTCGGAGGACGGATCTCTGCTCCACTGGGAGACCACTTCAGCGTCAGACATGAGCACGCTCCTGAAGA GGGGCTGGAACAGCAGGGTCGTCTCTCACAGTGGCGCACCGCTGGCAGGGGAGAATGATTCTGCGGTCAGCGCCTGGCTTGCTGGGGACTCCAGCAAAAATAGACTGGAGGCGACTCATATGCTACCGAGCCAGACGCTGTCTGTGAACAGCCTCGACGTGCTCGAGCAGTGTTTAGTGTGCGGGACCGATGGAGAGGCCGTGTACGTCCACAGACAAGTTCCTGTTTGA
- the lats1 gene encoding LOW QUALITY PROTEIN: serine/threonine-protein kinase LATS1 (The sequence of the model RefSeq protein was modified relative to this genomic sequence to represent the inferred CDS: inserted 1 base in 1 codon): MKRGEKPEGYRQMRPKTFPASNYSGNSQQMLQEIRESLRNLSRPPDAPKTDASIGKGPPDDPRQQGRSNNPRNPHHHRALQEIRRSLMPFANETTSSGHAADINRHMLQQLQDAGFDEEMVVRALKQTNSHSVEAAIEYISRMNFQEPAREQITARPVNTVIKQAGPSQIPPTVLRRQSWKGSKESLAPQRHSALMTDGMIYRPNSPGPQSDLSRPATFPQNLAAAASGQRVNPPLPRQVRSITPPPSSWDSNPSTKRYSANLDYLVPRLSPVPQGPRPDGYINPPSQAQRGISPVPVGRQPIIMQNSGATSSPSLHPGXQNGGSIQSEYVGINSSGRQPPPPPYPMHQTNRQSPTAQQMQSSALASPSNGANLPPSMLVPNRNSHNLDMYNLGVLPQVRPPVQQPQTSPGHSANQDVPSTWPHSVPGRSNSFTNAQPSGRQCPPVPSSQPSGTTVTTITQAPILQPVKSMRVQKPELHTAVAPTHPPWMQQPPPSAYQDPSASTAAPEVPSYQGPPPPYPKHLLQQQPPPGYDPNPGPKPSNREEDVVDNDNDTDSTCSSERAEGPEEREKKQITTSPVPVRRYKRDEERKGESRVPMYSPQAFKFFMEQHVENILKNHQQRIRRKKQLESEMQRVGLSNDAQEQMRMMLCQKESNYIRLKRAKMDKCMFEKIKTLGIGAFGEVCLARKVDTGALYAMKTLRKKDVLLRNQVAHVKAERDILAEADNEWVVRLYYSFQDKDSLYFVMDYIPGGDMMSLLIRMGIFQEDLAQFYIAELTCAVESVHKMGFIHRDIKPDNILIDRDGHIKLTDFGLCTGFRWTHDSKYYQSGDHVRQDSMDFSKEWEDSANCRCGDRLKPLERRAARQHQRCLAHSLVGTPNYIAPEVLLRTGYTQLCDWWSVGVILYEMVVGQPPFLATTPLETQMKVINWQTALHIPLQAKLSPEATDLILKLCRGPEDRLGKNGADEIKAHPFFKSIDFSTDLRQQHHAPYIPKITHCTDTSNFDPVDPDKLWSDDADGNHNDTLNRWFKNGKHPEHAFYEFTFRRFFDDNGHPYSCPKPIECEDYDGEDDEPLNPSKGLGPEQGRDLVYV; this comes from the exons ATGAAGAGGGGCGAGAAACCCGAGGGATACAGACAAATGCGACCCAAGACATTCCCTGCGAGCAACTACAGTGGCAATAGTCAACAAATGCTGCAGGAGATCCGAGAGAGCTTGCGGAACCTCTCCCGGCCGCCGGATGCTCCCAAAACCGATGCGAGCATCGGGAAGGGACCGCCGGACGATCCCAGACAACAAGGGCGCAGCAACAACCCCAGGAACCCCCACCATCACAGAGCACTGCAGGAGATCCGCAGGTCACTCATGCCGTTTGCCAATGAAACTACCTCCAGCGGACACGCTGCAGATATCAACCGACACATGCTGCAACAGCTGCAGGACGCCGGCTTTGATGAG GAGATGGTGGTTCGTGCTCTGAAGCAGACCAACAGTCATAGTGTGGAGGCAGCCATAGAATACATCAGTAGGATGAACTTCCAGGAGCCTGCGAGGGAGCAGATAACAGCACGGCCTGTCAACACGGTCATTAAACAAGCAG GTCCATCCCAAATTCCACCGACAGTTTTGCGGCGCCAAAGCTGGAAGGGTTCAAAGGAGTCTTTGGCCCCACAGCGGCACAGTGCTCTAATGACAGACGGCATGATTTACCGTCCCAATAGCCCTGGACCTCAAAGTGACCTCTCACGGCCTGCTACCTTTCCTCAAAATCTTGCCGCTGCAGCCAGCGGTCAACGAGTAAATCCTCCCCTCCCACGGCAGGTGCGTAGCATCACTCCTCCTCCCTCTTCATGGGACTCCAATCCCTCAACCAAGCGGTATTCTGCGAACTTGGATTACCTGGTGCCTCGACTCTCTCCTGTCCCTCAGGGTCCTCGACCCGACGGCTATATAAACCCTCCGTCCCAGGCGCAGCGAGGGATCAGTCCCGTGCCTGTGGGTCGGCAACCCATCATCATGCAAAACTCCGGGGCAACAAGTTCACCTTCCCTCCATCCTG CCCAGAATGGCGGCAGCATACAAAGCGAGTACGTGGGCATTAATAGCAGTGGCCGCCAACCACCACCACCTCCGTATCCCATGCACCAGACCAACAGACAGAGTCCCACAGCCCAGCAGATGCAATCCAGCGCTCTTGCTTCGCCCTCAAACGGAGCCAACCTTCCCCCAAGCATGCTGGTGCCCAACCGCAATAGCCACAACCTTGATATGTACAACCTTGGGGTACTACCCCAGGTCAGACCTCCTGTGCAGCAGCCTCAGACTTCCCCCGGTCACAGCGCCAATCAGGACGTTCCTTCGACATGGCCCCACAGCGTTCCAGGGCGATCCAACTCCTTCACCAATGCCCAGCCCAGTGGACGTCAGTGCCCGCCTGTGCCCAGCTCTCAACCCTCCGGCACGACCGTCACCACCATTACACAGGCCCCCATTTTGCAGCCAGTAAAGAGTATGCGAGTGCAGAAACCAGAGCTGCACACGGCCGTGGCCCCCACACACCCTCCATGGATGCAGCAGCCTCCGCCCTCTGCTTATCAAGATCCGTCTGCTTCCACAGCTGCCCCCGAAGTCCCGAGCTACCAAGGCCCACCTCCTCCTTACCCTAAGCACCTGCTTCAGCAGCAGCCTCCACCGGGCTACGACCCCAACCCCGGCCCCAAACCCAGCAACAGAGAGGAGGACGTGGTGGACAACGACAATGACACTGACAGCACCTGCTCCAGCGAGCGCGCTGAGGGCCCCGAGGAGCGCGAGAagaaacagatcaccacatCTCCTGTGCCGGTGCGGCGTTACAAGCGCGACGAGGAACGCAAGGGGGAAAGCAGAGTTCCCATGTACTCCCCGCAGGCTTTCAAGTTCTTCATGGAGCAGCACGTGGAGAACATCCTAAAGAACCATCAGCAGAGGATCCGAAGGAAGAAGCAGTTGGAGAGTGAGATGCAGCGG GTGGGACTTTCAAATGACGCTCAGGAGCAGATGCGCATGATGCTGTGCCAGAAAGAATCCAACTACATCCGTCTCAAGCGCGCCAAAATGGACAAATGCATGTTCGAGAAGATCAAGACTTTGGGAATCGGGGCGTTTGGAGAAGTGTGCTTGGCTCGGAAAGTGGACACGGGAGCGCTGTATGCCATGAAGACCCTCCGTAAAAAAGACGTCCTGCTGCGGAACCAGGTGGCCCACGTGAAAGCTGAGCGGGATATTCTCGCTGAAGCCGACAACGAGTGGGTCGTCCGCTTGTACTACTCGTTTCAGGATAAAGACAGCTTGTATTTTGTGATGGACTACATCCCTGGCGGGGACATGATGAGTCTTTTGATCAGAATGGGCATTTTCCAAGAGGACTTGGCTCAGTTTTACATCGCGGAGCTCACCTGTGCTGTGGAAAGCGTCCACAAAATGGGTTTCATCCATCGAGACATCAAACCTGACAACATCCTGATCGATCGTGATGGACACATTAAACTGACAGACTTTGGCCTGTGCACTGGCTTCCGATGGACTCACGACTCCAAATACTACCAAAGCG GGGATCATGTGCGTCAGGACAGTATGGACTTCAGTAAGGAGTGGGAAGACAGTGCTAACTGTCGCTGTGGAGACCGATTGAAACCACTGGAGCGCAGAGCCGCTAGACAACATCAGCGCTGCTTGGCGCACTCATTGGTGGGGACTCCCAATTACATCGCTCCGGAGGTCCTGCTgcgcacag GTTACACCCAGCTCTGTGATTGGTGGAGTGTGGGTGTTATCCTCTATGAGATGGTAGTCGGGCAGCCTCCTTTTCTGGCAACAACCCCTCTTGAGACTCAGATGAAG GTGATAAACTGGCAGACGGCTCTACACATCCCCCTGCAGGCCAAGCTGAGTCCGGAGGCCACCGACCTGATCCTGAAGCTCTGCCGCGGCCCGGAAGACCGGCTTGGGAAAAACGGAGCCGACGAGATTAAAGCCCATCCCTTCTTCAAAAGCATCGACTTCTCCACAGACCTGCGGCAGCAACACCATGCGCCCTACATCCCCAAAATCACACACTGCACGGACACCTCCAACTTCGACCCCGTCGACCCCGACAAACTGTGGAGCGACGACGCCGACGGCAACCACAACGACACGCTCAACCGCTGGTTCAAGAACGGCAAGCACCCGGAGCACGCCTTCTACGAGTTCACCTTCCGGCGCTTCTTCGACGATAACGGACACCCGTACAGCTGCCCCAAACCCATCGAGTGCGAGGATTACGACGGCGAGGACGACGAGCCGCTCAACCCGTCCAAGGGCTTGGGGCCAGAACAGGGGCGGGATTTGGTCTACGTTTAG
- the lyrm2 gene encoding LYR motif-containing protein 2 — protein MAVSRLPTAALSLKQFLQRQKVLGLYRDLFRTIRKIPVESDRRYLRDWAREEFKRNKSETDQDVIRMMITQAHNHLEDLRKSLALAGC, from the exons ATGGCGGTGTCCCGGTTACCAACAGCAGCTCTGAGCCTCAAACAG TTTTTGCAGAGGCAGAAGGTTCTGGGGCTTTACAGAGATCTGTTCCGAACCATCCGCAAAATACCGGTCGAGTCTGATCGCAGATATTTAAGAGATTGGGCCAGAGAAGAGTTCAAGAGGAACAAGAGTGAAACGGACCAG GACGTGATTCGCATGATGATCACTCAAGCACACAATCATCTGGAGGACTTGAGAAAGTCCCTCGCGTTGGCTGGATGCTAG